The proteins below are encoded in one region of Gadus macrocephalus chromosome 14, ASM3116895v1:
- the LOC132472167 gene encoding uncharacterized protein LOC132472167, translated as MAGKDWFTSFMERSGSLSLRRPEATSQQRLSSFNPSNVNLFHQNLKTVLDRHQFQAKDIWNIDETGVTTVQVPDRVVAQMGQKQVGSVTSAERGTLVTVALAGNAQGDLVPPFFIFPRKRFKDHFLRGGPVGCAGSGNPTGWMKEPDFLLYLAHFTSHTRVSKESKLLLLLDNHTSHLSIAAIDYCRANGIVLLSFPPHCTHRLQPMDISVFGPLKGYVNSAADRWMRSHPGINISIYDVPSIVAEALPKAATVNNITSGFSSPGIWPFNPSAFEEKDFAGAYSTDRPPPQASGDEVSASPGATSGMDVPDRAAGPDEAVQPEGEAVEFSPDIVRPYPKAGPRKITKRRGRKRTTAILTDTPVRAALEAEKQGTVKQRRPAKQPPSSRAPKKRLFSPAPEAAPLAGVTPGATSAAPPTITWPADGVSPTLGLVCPVPEAAEFTTIAASTSPIYLGLSSEDVSCLVCCELFSASMSGEEWVQCVFCYKWSHEACTDGSAHYLCHLCDKE; from the exons ATGGCGGGGAAGGACTGGTTCACCTCCTTCATGGAGCGCAGTGGCAGCCTCTCCCTTCGGCGTCCAGAGGCCACTAGCCAACAACGGTTGTCAAGTTTCAACCCAAGTAATGTAAACTTGTTCCACCAAAATTTAAAGACAGTGCTGGACCGGCACCAGTTCCAGGCCAAGGATATTTGGAACATTGATGAAACAG GGGTCACCACTGTCCAGGTGCCAGACCGTGTCGTCGCCCAGATGGGGCAGAAGCAGGTCGGGTCAGTGACCTCAGCGGAGAGGGGGACCCTGGTCACAGTTGCCCTGGCAGGCAATGCTCAGGGCGACCTTGTTCCGCCATTTTTCATCTTCCCCCGTAAGCGGTTCAAAGACCACTTCCTGAGGGGTGGACCCGTTGGCTGTGCTGGCAGCGGCAACCCAACTGGCTGGATGAAGGAGCCAGACTTCCTCCTGTACCTGGCCCACTTCACCAGTCACACCCGTGTGTCCAAGGAGTCgaagctgctcctcctgctggacaatcacacgtcccacctgtcaattgcagcaattgattactgcagagccaatggcatagtgctgctgtcattccctccccactgcacccacaggttgcagccaatggacattagtgtcttcggcccccttaaggggtacgtaaacagtgcggcggacaggtggatgaggagccaCCCAGGGATAAACATCTCAATTTATGATGTGCCCTCCATCGTTGCTGAAGCCTTACCAAAGGCTGCAACAGTGAACAACATCACCTCCGGGTTCTCAAGTCCAGGGATCTGGCCTTTTAACCCCTCTGCATTTGAGGAAAAGGACTTCGCCGGAGCCTATTCGACAGaccgtcctcctccccaggctTCGGGTGACGAGGTCAGCGCTTCTCCAGGTGCCACTTCAG GCATGGATGTACCTGATCGAGCTGCCGGGCCTGACGAAGCTGTCCAGCCTGAGGGAGAGGCCGTTGAATTCAGCCCGGACATCGTCCGGCCTTACCCTAAGGCCGGACCTAGAAAGATCacaaagagaagagggagaaagag GACAACTGCTATACTTACGGACACCCCGGTGAGGGCTGCTTTAGAGGCGGAAAAACAGGGAACTGTGAAGCAGCGTCGTCCCGccaagcagcctccctcctctcgggctcccaagaagaggctcttctcgcccgctcctgaagccgccccccttgctggagtcacccctggtgccacctcagctgctcctcccaccatcacctggcCCGCTGATGGAGTCAGCCCCACCTTAGGCCTAGTTTGTCCTGTTCCGGAGGCAGCAGAGTTCACCACCATTGCTGCCTCTACATCTCCAATTTATTTAGGCCTATCCAGCGAGGACGTCAGCTGCCTCGTGTGCTGCGAGCTCTTCAGCGCCTCGATGTCTGGGGAAGAGTGGGTCCAGTGTGTATTTTGCTATAAGTGGTCGCATGAGGCTTGCACCGACGGGAGTGCACACTACCTGTGTCACCTGTGtgacaaagaataa
- the LOC132472243 gene encoding uncharacterized protein LOC132472243 has translation MGQKQVGSVTSAERGTLVTVALAGNAQGDLVPPFFIFPRKRFKDHFLRGGPVGCAGSGNPTGWMKEPDFLLYLAHFTSHTRVSKESKLLLLLDNHTSHLSIAAIDYCRANGIVLLSFPPHCTHRLQPMDISVFGPLKGYVNSAADRWMRSHPGINISIYDVPSIVAEALPKAATVNNITSGFSSPGIWPFNPSAFEEKDFAGAYSTDRPPPQASGDEVSASPGATSGMDVPDRAAGPDEAVQPEGEAVEFSPDIVRPYPKAGPRKITKRRGRKRTTAILTDTPVRAALEAEKQGTVKQRRPAKQPPSSRAPKKRLFSPAPEAAPLAGVTPGATSAAPPTITWPADGVSPTLGLVCPVPEAAEFTTIAASTSPIYLGLSSEDVSCLVCCELFSASMSGEEWVQCVFCYKWSHEACTDGSAHYLCHLCDKE, from the exons ATGGGGCAGAAGCAGGTCGGGTCAGTGACCTCAGCGGAGAGGGGGACCCTGGTCACAGTTGCCCTGGCAGGCAATGCTCAGGGCGACCTTGTTCCGCCATTTTTCATCTTCCCCCGTAAGCGGTTCAAAGACCACTTCCTGAGGGGTGGACCCGTTGGCTGTGCTGGCAGCGGCAACCCAACTGGCTGGATGAAGGAGCCAGACTTCCTCCTGTACCTGGCCCACTTCACCAGTCACACCCGTGTGTCCAAGGAGTCgaagctgctcctcctgctggacaatcacacgtcccacctgtcaattgcagcaattgattactgcagagccaatggcatagtgctgctgtcattccctccccactgcacccacaggttgcagccaatggacattagtgtcttcggcccccttaaggggtacgtaaacagtgcggcggacaggtggatgaggagccaCCCAGGGATAAACATCTCAATTTATGATGTGCCCTCCATCGTTGCTGAAGCCTTACCAAAGGCTGCAACAGTGAACAACATCACCTCCGGGTTCTCAAGTCCAGGGATCTGGCCTTTTAACCCCTCTGCATTTGAGGAAAAGGACTTCGCCGGAGCCTATTCGACAGaccgtcctcctccccaggctTCGGGTGACGAGGTCAGCGCTTCTCCAGGTGCCACTTCAG GCATGGATGTACCTGATCGAGCTGCCGGGCCTGACGAAGCTGTCCAGCCTGAGGGAGAGGCCGTTGAATTCAGCCCGGACATCGTCCGGCCTTACCCTAAGGCCGGACCTAGAAAGATCacaaagagaagagggagaaagag GACAACTGCTATACTTACGGACACCCCGGTGAGGGCTGCTTTAGAGGCGGAAAAACAGGGAACTGTGAAGCAGCGTCGTCCCGccaagcagcctccctcctctcgggctcccaagaagaggctcttctcgcccgctcctgaagccgccccccttgctggagtcacccctggtgccacctcagctgctcctcccaccatcacctggcCCGCTGATGGAGTCAGCCCCACCTTAGGCCTAGTTTGTCCTGTTCCGGAGGCAGCAGAGTTCACCACCATTGCTGCCTCTACATCTCCAATTTATTTAGGCCTATCCAGCGAGGACGTCAGCTGCCTCGTGTGCTGCGAGCTCTTCAGCGCCTCGATGTCTGGGGAAGAGTGGGTCCAGTGTGTATTTTGCTATAAGTGGTCGCATGAGGCTTGCACCGACGGGAGTGCACACTACCTGTGTCACCTGTGtgacaaagaataa